The following are encoded together in the Streptomyces sp. NBC_00358 genome:
- a CDS encoding lysylphosphatidylglycerol synthase transmembrane domain-containing protein encodes MSDGRWTTVGRRLSARDGRVARHAGLSLLVLVCAGFLARGHWPVIEEGAGRLVHADRGWLLVAAVATLATWVCSALAQQGAVAEALPTRRLVAVQFAAASANHVLPSGLGAGAVNLRFLTRCGLPVARSATALAVKACAGTVVRGALIGGLALACPGALRLPRVPMSGWTMTLWTTAAVVVALAAVLLVGPLRRALRSVLLDVRAVHELPARAAALWGGSLAFAALHATVVVAVAQAIGLPLPPERVALAYLAASSAAVLLPTPGGLGSLDAALVLALTLAGAPGGAAASTVLGYRLLTVWIPLLPGLVALGVLIRRRVL; translated from the coding sequence GTGTCCGACGGCCGGTGGACGACGGTCGGCCGACGGCTGTCCGCGCGCGACGGACGAGTGGCCCGGCATGCCGGGCTGTCGCTGCTCGTACTGGTCTGCGCGGGGTTCCTCGCCCGAGGGCACTGGCCGGTGATCGAGGAGGGAGCCGGCCGGCTCGTCCACGCCGACCGCGGCTGGCTCCTGGTGGCGGCCGTCGCCACCCTGGCGACCTGGGTGTGCTCGGCCCTCGCCCAACAGGGCGCGGTGGCGGAGGCGCTGCCCACCCGGCGCCTGGTGGCGGTGCAGTTCGCGGCCGCTTCCGCCAACCACGTACTGCCCTCGGGCCTCGGCGCGGGCGCCGTCAACCTGCGCTTCCTGACCCGGTGCGGACTGCCCGTCGCCCGCTCCGCGACCGCGCTCGCGGTCAAGGCCTGCGCCGGAACCGTCGTACGCGGCGCGCTGATCGGCGGGCTCGCCCTGGCCTGCCCCGGCGCCCTCCGTCTCCCCCGGGTGCCGATGAGCGGCTGGACCATGACCCTCTGGACGACGGCCGCGGTGGTGGTCGCCCTCGCCGCGGTTCTCCTGGTGGGGCCGCTGCGCCGCGCGCTGCGTTCGGTACTGCTCGACGTCCGCGCCGTACACGAACTCCCCGCCCGGGCCGCCGCGCTGTGGGGCGGTTCGCTCGCCTTCGCCGCGCTCCACGCCACCGTGGTCGTCGCCGTCGCCCAGGCCATCGGCCTGCCGCTGCCCCCGGAACGGGTGGCCCTCGCCTATCTCGCCGCGAGCAGCGCCGCCGTCCTGCTGCCCACCCCCGGCGGCCTCGGCTCGCTGGACGCCGCCCTCGTGCTGGCCCTCACCCTCGCCGGGGCGCCCGGCGGCGCGGCCGCGTCGACGGTGCTCGGCTACCGGCTGCTCACCGTGTGGATTCCCCTGCTGCCGGGACTGGTCGCGCTCGGGGTGCTGATCCGCCGCCGGGTGCTGTGA
- a CDS encoding BlaI/MecI/CopY family transcriptional regulator — translation MSSDKDERRPAGELEASVMAALWAAGVPLTPGRVQSELDSGLARTTVTTILFRLHEKGIVGRERLGRGYAYFPVQDPHGLTARRMHSELDRDDDRETALARFVAQLSPDDERLLRDLLEPGFDARPEPGPDARPEPGEG, via the coding sequence ATGAGCAGTGACAAGGACGAACGCAGACCGGCGGGTGAGCTGGAGGCCAGCGTGATGGCGGCGCTCTGGGCCGCGGGCGTGCCGCTCACACCCGGTCGCGTGCAGAGCGAGCTGGACTCCGGCCTGGCCCGCACGACCGTGACGACGATTCTCTTCCGGCTGCACGAGAAGGGGATCGTCGGCCGCGAGCGGCTGGGCCGGGGCTACGCCTACTTCCCCGTCCAGGACCCGCACGGCCTCACCGCGCGTCGCATGCACAGCGAACTCGACCGGGACGACGACCGGGAGACCGCGCTGGCCCGCTTCGTCGCCCAGCTCAGCCCCGACGACGAGCGACTCCTGCGGGACCTGCTGGAACCGGGTTTCGACGCACGGCCGGAACCCGGTCCCGACGCACGTCCGGAACCGGGTGAGGGATGA
- a CDS encoding DedA family protein, with protein sequence MRGPATMAASLFTASHLAVNILSAQSLLAAFGVLGVGVVMFAETGLLIGFFLPGDSLLFTAGLLCTGSGHNGLKLSLPPLLIAAAVGALVGAQTGYLIGRKAGGALLSRDSAPRLQAGAHRAEELLERYGHAKAIVLARFVPVVRTVLNPMAGALKVPVRTFTVWQVVGGLVWSIGLTLGGYALGSSIPNVDRYLLPIIAVIVLVSLAPLGAELYRSRRAGAARKGVQG encoded by the coding sequence ATGAGAGGGCCCGCGACGATGGCCGCATCTTTGTTCACAGCGTCACACCTCGCCGTGAATATTCTCAGCGCCCAGTCCCTGCTCGCCGCCTTCGGCGTACTGGGGGTGGGTGTGGTGATGTTCGCGGAGACCGGCCTGCTGATCGGCTTCTTCCTGCCCGGGGACTCCCTCCTGTTCACGGCCGGCCTGCTCTGCACGGGATCGGGGCACAACGGCCTCAAACTGTCGCTTCCCCCGCTCCTGATCGCGGCGGCCGTCGGCGCTCTGGTCGGCGCGCAGACCGGCTACCTGATCGGGCGGAAGGCCGGCGGCGCCCTGCTGTCCCGCGATTCCGCCCCACGGCTCCAGGCGGGCGCGCACCGCGCCGAGGAACTGCTGGAACGGTACGGCCATGCCAAGGCGATCGTCCTGGCCCGCTTCGTCCCCGTCGTGCGTACGGTGCTGAACCCGATGGCGGGCGCCCTGAAGGTGCCGGTGCGGACGTTCACCGTGTGGCAGGTGGTCGGCGGCCTCGTCTGGAGCATCGGCCTCACGCTGGGCGGGTACGCGCTGGGTTCCTCCATCCCGAACGTCGACCGCTATCTGCTCCCGATCATCGCGGTCATCGTCCTCGTGTCCCTGGCCCCGCTCGGCGCGGAGCTGTACCGCTCCCGCCGCGCGGGTGCGGCGCGCAAGGGGGTCCAGGGATGA
- a CDS encoding M48 family metalloprotease: MIFLLLIPLLVPFALGPLARRCLDRLAPVTALWSVTLALVVLAGASVASLGALVLTGLLKLPFLAGLGDLVHPLRTASDFIVLPAAAAATGALTLGVWTVARSALRQVRAFRSARSQADRRPAAGDLCVIESPHPDAYALPGRPHRIVVTTAMLRSLGADEREALFAHERAHNAGGHHRFLVLSELAAHCHPGLRTVRASVALAAERAADEAAAVAVGDRKLIARAIARAALATGGARSDRPDFAPAATSGPVPQRVAALLSTPQHRPRAAALIALLLAACALVSAGASGAGVVAFHHEVEVAQGEEAR; this comes from the coding sequence ATGATCTTCCTGCTGCTGATCCCCCTGCTGGTCCCCTTCGCGCTGGGGCCGCTCGCCCGCCGCTGCCTGGACCGGCTCGCGCCGGTGACCGCGCTGTGGTCGGTGACACTCGCCCTCGTCGTGCTGGCCGGTGCCTCCGTGGCATCGCTGGGTGCCCTGGTCCTGACGGGGCTGCTCAAGCTCCCCTTCCTCGCGGGCCTCGGCGACCTCGTCCACCCGCTTCGCACGGCCTCGGACTTCATCGTCCTGCCCGCGGCCGCCGCCGCGACCGGGGCGCTGACCCTCGGCGTCTGGACCGTCGCCCGCTCGGCCCTGCGCCAGGTGCGCGCCTTCCGTTCCGCGCGCAGCCAGGCCGACCGCCGGCCCGCCGCGGGCGACCTGTGCGTCATCGAGTCGCCGCACCCCGACGCCTACGCGCTTCCCGGCCGGCCGCACCGCATCGTCGTGACCACCGCGATGCTGCGCAGCCTCGGAGCCGACGAGCGTGAGGCGCTCTTCGCCCACGAGCGGGCCCACAACGCCGGCGGACACCACCGCTTCCTCGTCCTGTCCGAACTCGCGGCCCACTGTCACCCGGGTCTGCGCACGGTGCGCGCGAGCGTCGCGCTCGCGGCGGAGCGCGCCGCCGACGAGGCCGCCGCCGTCGCCGTGGGGGACCGGAAGCTGATCGCCCGCGCCATCGCCCGAGCCGCCCTGGCCACCGGGGGCGCCCGCTCCGACCGTCCCGACTTCGCCCCCGCGGCCACCAGCGGTCCCGTCCCCCAGCGTGTCGCGGCCCTGCTCTCCACTCCGCAGCACCGCCCGCGCGCCGCCGCCCTGATCGCCCTCCTCCTCGCCGCCTGCGCCCTCGTCTCGGCCGGCGCCTCGGGAGCCGGGGTCGTCGCGTTCCACCACGAGGTGGAGGTCGCGCAGGGCGAGGAGGCCCGCTGA
- a CDS encoding COG4705 family protein encodes MTYETTETSGTPEAYGRTGAPDAAGHRPRWNKVPEVTAYFWIIKVLCTTVGETAADLLNEKLGMGLTGVSLLMSGLLAVVLVVQFRTKTYRAGVYWLAVALISVVGTLISDNLTDNLGVPLETSTAVFAVALAVTFFVWYRREGTLSIHSVDTLSREAYYWLAVLFTFALGTAAGDLVAERMALGYWVSAVLFGLAIAAVAVAHFALGLNAVLSFWIAYILTRPLGASIGDYLSQPTGDGGLGFGTVVTSVLFLAVILGLVVYLSITRRDVATAERAAVPAS; translated from the coding sequence ATGACCTACGAGACAACAGAGACCTCCGGGACTCCTGAGGCGTACGGCCGCACCGGTGCCCCGGACGCCGCCGGGCATCGCCCGCGCTGGAACAAGGTGCCCGAAGTCACCGCGTACTTCTGGATCATCAAGGTGCTGTGCACGACGGTCGGCGAGACCGCCGCGGACCTCCTGAACGAGAAGCTGGGGATGGGCCTGACCGGTGTGTCGCTCCTGATGAGCGGCCTGCTGGCGGTCGTCCTGGTGGTCCAGTTCCGTACGAAGACCTACCGGGCGGGCGTGTACTGGCTCGCCGTGGCCCTGATCAGCGTCGTGGGCACGCTGATCAGCGACAACCTCACCGACAACCTGGGCGTGCCGCTGGAGACCAGCACCGCCGTGTTCGCCGTCGCCCTCGCCGTGACCTTCTTCGTCTGGTACCGCCGCGAGGGGACGCTGTCCATCCACAGCGTCGACACGCTCTCCCGCGAGGCCTACTACTGGCTGGCGGTGCTGTTCACCTTCGCGCTCGGTACGGCGGCCGGTGACCTGGTCGCCGAGCGCATGGCCCTCGGGTACTGGGTCTCCGCCGTGCTGTTCGGTCTCGCGATCGCCGCGGTGGCCGTCGCGCACTTCGCGCTCGGCCTGAACGCCGTGCTCAGCTTCTGGATCGCGTACATCCTGACCCGTCCGCTGGGCGCGTCGATCGGTGACTACCTCTCGCAGCCGACCGGCGACGGCGGCCTGGGCTTCGGCACGGTCGTGACCAGTGTGCTGTTCCTGGCGGTCATCCTCGGCCTGGTCGTGTACCTGTCGATCACCCGACGCGATGTCGCGACCGCCGAGCGGGCCGCGGTACCGGCGAGCTGA
- a CDS encoding sensor histidine kinase, with protein MSTFVSHWRPRTLRGRLSLVALTTATLLMVILTVAFNTVVRRHLQHQADDELRTRATAVAATVDTSGARVRVLETPGEELLDTNVWIYAGDRLLEKPPSATAAGPLTRAADALAARGGAHCATTRAHGQVRLCARPVPGTGTGATVVTALDLAPYRGSADTLLLASLALDAAMLACTYALTRLAVGRALRPVRTMTDQATRWSAVVSDERFGSIARPTELARLGGSLDALLDRIRALLRHERQLTQELSHELRNPLARIIAELDWWQSRPRSAEETRITQEAIADAARSMRTICDTLLDDARESASAAPGTSEAVSVLRRLAERAARARPEVEIVVTGPEAGLVAGVPDALLERIVSPLLDNALRHACARVEIRAGARPGGVRVEVGDDGPGVPMSFAPQLFQPGRRADPGDGHGGAGLGLPLARRLARSAGGEVHHEEARATGATFVVGLPSG; from the coding sequence ATGAGCACGTTCGTCTCCCACTGGCGGCCGCGGACCCTGCGCGGCCGGCTCTCGCTGGTCGCGCTGACCACCGCCACCCTGCTGATGGTGATCCTCACGGTGGCGTTCAACACCGTGGTACGACGGCACCTCCAGCACCAGGCGGACGACGAGCTGCGCACACGGGCCACCGCCGTCGCCGCGACGGTCGACACCAGCGGTGCCCGGGTGCGGGTCCTGGAGACACCGGGCGAGGAACTGCTCGACACGAACGTGTGGATCTACGCGGGCGACCGTCTTCTGGAGAAGCCGCCCTCGGCCACCGCCGCCGGCCCGCTCACCCGGGCGGCCGACGCGCTCGCCGCGCGCGGCGGGGCGCACTGCGCCACCACCCGCGCCCATGGCCAGGTCCGGCTGTGCGCCCGGCCGGTGCCCGGCACCGGCACCGGCGCGACCGTCGTCACCGCCCTCGACCTGGCCCCGTACCGCGGTTCCGCCGACACCCTGCTCCTCGCGTCGCTCGCCCTCGACGCCGCCATGCTCGCCTGCACGTACGCGCTGACCCGACTGGCGGTGGGACGTGCCCTGCGTCCCGTGCGCACCATGACCGACCAGGCCACGCGGTGGAGCGCCGTGGTGTCCGACGAACGCTTCGGGAGCATCGCCCGGCCCACCGAACTCGCCCGGCTGGGCGGCTCGCTGGACGCGCTCCTGGACCGCATCCGGGCCCTGCTGCGCCACGAGAGGCAGCTCACCCAGGAGTTGTCGCACGAGTTGCGCAATCCGCTCGCCCGGATCATCGCCGAGCTCGACTGGTGGCAGTCCCGGCCGCGCTCCGCCGAGGAGACCCGGATCACGCAGGAGGCCATAGCGGACGCCGCGCGGTCCATGCGCACGATCTGCGACACGCTGCTCGACGACGCCCGCGAGAGCGCGTCGGCCGCGCCGGGCACCAGCGAGGCCGTGTCCGTGCTGCGCCGGCTCGCGGAGCGTGCCGCCCGGGCGCGGCCGGAGGTGGAGATCGTCGTCACCGGCCCCGAGGCGGGTCTGGTGGCCGGGGTGCCGGACGCCCTGCTGGAACGCATCGTCAGCCCGCTGCTCGACAACGCGCTGCGGCACGCGTGCGCCCGCGTCGAGATCCGGGCCGGCGCGCGGCCCGGTGGCGTCCGCGTGGAGGTCGGCGACGACGGCCCCGGCGTGCCGATGTCGTTCGCGCCGCAGCTCTTCCAGCCGGGCCGCCGCGCCGATCCCGGGGACGGACACGGCGGGGCGGGCCTCGGGCTGCCGCTCGCGCGGCGCCTGGCCCGCTCCGCCGGCGGCGAGGTGCACCACGAGGAGGCGCGCGCCACGGGCGCGACGTTCGTGGTCGGCCTTCCGTCCGGGTGA
- a CDS encoding phosphatase PAP2 family protein → MILAFDGSSIDGSAYRYVADLAQDSPSWLDSLVSVWSTYGLGLFAVLMVTAWWRARRESPRAALAALAVPVVVVVAFVVDLGLKLLVREDRPCQSLRVATLEACPAPGDWSFPSNHAAIAAAAAVALFFVSRRLGSLAVVAAGLMAASRVWVGAHYPHDVVVGVLVGTLVAMAMTAGLRRLPDVSGHPLAASRLGTLLIAPRLAKSG, encoded by the coding sequence ATGATCCTGGCTTTCGACGGTTCCTCGATCGACGGCTCGGCCTACCGGTACGTGGCCGACCTCGCCCAGGACTCCCCCTCGTGGCTCGACAGCCTGGTGTCCGTGTGGTCGACGTACGGGCTCGGACTCTTCGCCGTGCTGATGGTGACGGCCTGGTGGCGGGCGCGACGCGAGAGCCCGCGGGCCGCGCTGGCCGCGCTCGCCGTGCCCGTCGTCGTCGTGGTGGCGTTCGTGGTGGACCTGGGACTGAAGCTGCTGGTGCGCGAGGACCGGCCCTGTCAGAGCCTGCGGGTGGCCACGCTGGAGGCGTGCCCGGCACCGGGCGACTGGTCGTTCCCCAGCAATCACGCGGCCATCGCGGCCGCGGCCGCCGTCGCGCTGTTCTTCGTCTCGCGCCGTCTCGGGAGCCTCGCCGTCGTGGCCGCGGGCCTGATGGCCGCCTCCCGGGTCTGGGTGGGCGCGCACTATCCGCACGACGTCGTGGTCGGTGTGCTGGTCGGCACCCTGGTCGCGATGGCGATGACGGCGGGCCTGCGCAGGCTGCCCGACGTGTCGGGGCATCCGCTGGCCGCGTCGCGGCTCGGAACCCTGCTCATCGCGCCCCGGCTCGCGAAGAGCGGGTGA
- a CDS encoding response regulator transcription factor — MRRRILVVEDDHALRDVLRRGLRDEGFDTVPAQDGATALRLAGDDIDAAVLDVGLPDADGRDVCQAIRANGFLSPVIFLTAHHHLTDRLAGFSAGGDDYLPKPFHLTELAARLRAALKRAGPGPAGTAGDLVLDPVAHSLTVRGRRVGLTPTEFRLLAALMTASGDIVSRRELIRAGWPEGAQVSDNTLDQYLTRLRRKLRDGGSELTVGTARGIGHRLS; from the coding sequence ATGCGTCGGCGGATCCTGGTCGTCGAGGACGACCACGCGCTGCGTGACGTCCTGCGGCGCGGGCTGCGGGACGAGGGCTTCGACACCGTGCCGGCCCAGGACGGCGCGACCGCGCTGCGGCTCGCCGGGGACGACATCGACGCGGCCGTCCTCGACGTCGGCCTGCCCGACGCCGACGGCCGGGACGTGTGCCAGGCGATCCGGGCCAACGGCTTCCTCTCCCCCGTGATCTTCCTGACGGCCCACCACCACCTCACCGACCGGCTGGCGGGCTTCTCCGCGGGCGGCGACGACTACCTGCCCAAGCCGTTCCATCTGACGGAGCTGGCGGCCCGGCTGCGGGCCGCCCTCAAGCGCGCCGGACCGGGCCCCGCCGGCACCGCCGGCGACCTGGTACTGGACCCGGTCGCGCACAGCCTGACCGTGCGGGGCCGCCGCGTCGGCCTGACACCGACGGAGTTCCGCCTGCTGGCGGCGCTGATGACCGCGTCCGGGGACATCGTCAGCCGCCGGGAGCTGATCCGGGCCGGCTGGCCCGAGGGTGCCCAGGTCAGCGACAACACACTCGACCAGTACCTGACCCGGCTGCGCCGCAAGCTCCGGGACGGCGGCAGCGAGCTGACCGTCGGGACCGCGCGCGGTATCGGGCACCGCCTGTCATGA